A stretch of the Lactuca sativa cultivar Salinas chromosome 9, Lsat_Salinas_v11, whole genome shotgun sequence genome encodes the following:
- the LOC111885195 gene encoding small polypeptide DEVIL 11, with protein sequence MVVSVTTVDAPPPPQPQFTCSDNNQKLSKKGSISRSRSSSATSSHRRCTFTRKCARLVKEQRARFYIMRRCVSMLVCWRDYSDS encoded by the coding sequence ATGGTTGTTTCTGTCACAACCGTCGACGCGCCACCACCTCCACAACCGCAGTTCACTTGCTCCGACAACAACCAAAAGCTATCCAAAAAAGGAAGCATCTCCAGAAGCCGTTCATCTTCCGCAACTTCCAGCCACCGCCGGTGTACCTTCACCAGAAAATGTGCTCGACTCGTCAAAGAACAAAGAGCCCGATTCTACATCATGCGAAGGTGCGTCAGTATGCTCGTATGTTGGCGTGATTACAGTGATTCCTAA